The sequence TGATATCCTCTATTACTATACATAGTAGCTTCTAGCCCTCAAGACACCGAACTCTACCTTGAGAGGCTTAGTCAGTGTGATGCTCTTACTAAGAAATTTAATCAAGCTTCTGACTCTAGATAAAGACCTAGAATTACTCACGCGTATTAAGAAAGGCACTGAAATCAGCAACGCCATGAAAATGAGGAAGAACGTCAGCGTAGGGTCAAGCAAGCTCAAGCCGACCCCTGATAAAGTTGGCATTTGTTAGTTAATATCCTTACTCCTTACCTAGTAAAGATATTAAGCTAGAACCAACACGTCCAGAAGATACTTAAGGATCGTGACGTTAACTCATAATTAGTTATTACCGTAATATTTTCTATGGGTGGTGCTCATAGAGCACGATAGCTTAGTGTTCGTCAGCGAGTCTGTTCTTTGTAGCGGTAAAAGGGTTTCTCTAGTTCAGAAGACCTACCTGCATGAGGGTAGGGTCGTGTTAAGAGACGTAATCAGGTTTGGTGAGGCAGTAGCTGTTCTCCCCGTAAAAGAAGACGGTAGGGTGGTCCTCTTAAGTCAGTTTAGAGTTCCAGTCAATAACTGGGTCTTGGAAGTCCCTGCAGGTAGAGTTGAGGAAGGCGAGGATTTAGTCAGTGCTGCAAAGAGGGAGTTGAGGGAAGAGACGGGATACGATGCTGAGGAGCTAATCAGGGTGGCCTCTGTATATA is a genomic window of Zestosphaera sp. containing:
- a CDS encoding NUDIX hydrolase, which translates into the protein MLIEHDSLVFVSESVLCSGKRVSLVQKTYLHEGRVVLRDVIRFGEAVAVLPVKEDGRVVLLSQFRVPVNNWVLEVPAGRVEEGEDLVSAAKRELREETGYDAEELIRVASVYTAPGYSDEVLHVFLARKLKYVGASPEPGELIKTTELSLEEALETLTKAKYVDAKTLLAILLLKTLNPAKPIS